A part of Reinekea thalattae genomic DNA contains:
- a CDS encoding glycosyltransferase family 2 protein, giving the protein MTLNLEKPLNLENPKRVGVVITTYNSPDWLANVLIGYEAQTDSDFTVLIADDGSDQQTKAVIEEFKSHGILRLEHHWHEDQGFRKTEILNKVIAATDCDYLIFTDGDCIPRADFIAVHRREATRGYFLSGGYIKLTTPVSELINDEMIRQQSIFDQRWLIDQGQPKSFKLKKLTRSRLLVSVLNRLTPTKATWNGMNSSGWRDDIVSINGFDERMQYGGLDREMGERLFNKGVKSKQIRYSAVCLHLDHPRGYSKPEIWAFNHALRKKVKAENISWTDFGIQKSSVEG; this is encoded by the coding sequence GTGACATTGAATTTAGAAAAACCGTTGAATTTAGAAAATCCAAAACGTGTAGGTGTGGTTATCACCACCTACAACTCCCCCGATTGGCTCGCGAATGTTTTGATTGGTTATGAAGCCCAAACAGATAGTGATTTCACGGTATTGATTGCTGATGATGGCTCCGATCAGCAGACAAAGGCGGTTATTGAAGAGTTTAAAAGCCATGGCATTTTACGTTTAGAACATCATTGGCATGAAGATCAAGGTTTTCGTAAAACTGAAATTCTAAATAAGGTCATTGCGGCAACCGATTGCGATTATTTGATTTTCACTGATGGTGACTGCATCCCGCGTGCAGATTTTATTGCAGTGCATCGCCGTGAAGCGACTCGAGGCTATTTTCTATCAGGTGGTTATATCAAGTTGACGACACCAGTGTCCGAATTGATCAACGATGAAATGATTCGCCAGCAGAGTATTTTTGATCAGCGCTGGCTTATCGATCAGGGTCAGCCTAAATCCTTTAAGCTTAAAAAGTTGACTCGCTCTCGATTATTGGTATCTGTATTGAATCGCCTAACACCAACAAAGGCGACTTGGAATGGTATGAATAGCTCGGGTTGGCGTGATGACATCGTGTCGATTAATGGTTTTGATGAGCGTATGCAATATGGCGGTCTGGATCGTGAAATGGGCGAGCGCCTGTTCAATAAGGGTGTTAAATCTAAGCAAATACGCTACTCGGCAGTCTGCTTGCACCTAGATCACCCTCGAGGGTATTCGAAGCCAGAAATTTGGGCGTTTAATCATGCACTGCGAAAAAAGGTAAAAGCCGAAAATATTAGCTGGACCGATTTCGGCATACAAAAATCGAGTGTGGAAGGGTGA